In Candidatus Poribacteria bacterium, the following are encoded in one genomic region:
- a CDS encoding beta-carotene ketolase: MKKTNKGLFIAIAIMGLWGLSLSLLLRLDIVHINTVLIPIGILCQTFLYTGLFITAHDAMHGSVCPTHLQANNIIGAIAVGLYALFSYRKLLEKHWAHHRTPASDTDPDFHDGKHSGFLAWYPHFMKEYLSWQQIVGMAIVFQVMEYVLGIPTFNLILFWVAPALLSTLQLFYFGTYLPHRLPTGGYDNPHRARSNAYSTFWSFITCYHFGYHWEHHEYPYVPWWHLPAVRRMRARRQ, from the coding sequence ATGAAAAAAACGAACAAAGGGCTATTCATTGCGATAGCGATTATGGGACTGTGGGGGTTAAGTCTCTCACTTTTACTCCGGCTTGATATTGTGCATATCAACACCGTGCTGATACCCATAGGGATACTTTGTCAGACTTTTCTTTATACGGGTCTGTTTATCACGGCACACGACGCGATGCATGGATCCGTTTGCCCGACCCACCTACAAGCGAATAATATAATTGGGGCAATTGCTGTTGGCTTATACGCCCTATTTTCATATCGCAAATTGTTAGAGAAGCACTGGGCGCACCACCGAACACCCGCCAGTGACACCGATCCTGATTTTCACGATGGAAAGCACAGCGGATTCTTGGCGTGGTACCCTCATTTTATGAAGGAATACCTCAGTTGGCAACAGATAGTCGGTATGGCAATTGTTTTTCAAGTTATGGAATATGTTTTGGGGATCCCAACGTTCAACCTGATACTGTTCTGGGTTGCGCCGGCATTGCTTAGCACGTTGCAACTGTTTTATTTCGGGACGTATCTACCACACCGTCTGCCGACAGGTGGGTATGATAACCCCCATCGCGCGCGGAGCAACGCGTATTCAACGTTCTGGTCGTTTATCACCTGTTACCACTTCGGGTATCATTGGGAACACCACGAGTACCCTTATGTCCCGTGGTGGCATTTGCCAGCCGTACGGAGAATGAGGGCGCGCCGCCAATGA
- a CDS encoding polysaccharide deacetylase family protein translates to MNPIIIVVGTFVAVMLLWLFFRPPFGKNVVHLNTDQRIVALTYDDGPNPPYTERLLDVLAKHNVKATFFMIGNRIEKHPETVSRVIAEGHQIGNHSYSHPLLGFLPPFYVRREIERTDNLLQKYHPYGVFKAGAVVFRAPVLTRFLPVAWVLAKGNRAHISCNVWSWDWTTQNPDKITETVLKKTSPGSIIVLHDGKAENKSANRSGTIEATDQIITALKRDGYQFVRLSDVGNP, encoded by the coding sequence ATGAACCCTATCATCATAGTTGTTGGAACATTTGTAGCGGTGATGCTGCTGTGGTTGTTCTTTAGACCACCGTTCGGAAAAAATGTCGTTCACCTGAACACAGATCAACGGATTGTCGCTCTTACCTACGACGATGGACCGAATCCACCTTACACCGAGCGGTTACTTGATGTCCTCGCCAAGCACAACGTCAAAGCGACGTTCTTCATGATCGGGAATCGGATCGAGAAGCATCCGGAAACGGTAAGTCGGGTTATTGCTGAAGGGCATCAGATCGGCAATCACTCCTATAGCCACCCGCTGCTCGGTTTCCTGCCACCATTCTATGTCCGACGGGAAATTGAACGCACGGACAACCTCCTACAGAAATATCACCCCTACGGAGTTTTCAAGGCAGGTGCAGTTGTGTTTCGTGCACCGGTGTTGACGAGGTTTCTGCCGGTGGCGTGGGTGCTTGCGAAAGGGAATCGCGCCCACATCAGCTGCAACGTGTGGAGTTGGGATTGGACGACACAGAACCCCGACAAGATCACTGAAACGGTATTGAAGAAGACAAGTCCGGGTTCGATTATCGTCCTACATGACGGCAAAGCAGAGAATAAGAGTGCCAACCGTTCAGGGACGATTGAGGCGACAGATCAAATCATCACGGCACTTAAACGGGATGGATATCAGTTCGTCCGGTTGTCAGATGTGGGTAATCCATAA